Proteins encoded together in one Thermoplasmatales archaeon window:
- a CDS encoding DUF167 domain-containing protein translates to MIVKIKVIPNAGKNEVIKEGEILKVKVSSPPSKGKANKEVIELLANFFEVKKNCIRIIKGEKSREKIIEIL, encoded by the coding sequence ATGATAGTAAAAATAAAAGTTATCCCAAATGCTGGCAAAAATGAAGTTATTAAGGAAGGAGAAATTTTAAAAGTTAAGGTTTCATCTCCTCCAAGCAAAGGAAAGGCAAATAAAGAAGTTATTGAATTGCTTGCAAATTTCTTTGAAGTAAAGAAAAACTGCATAAGAATAATAAAGGGAGAAAAATCGAGAGAGAAAATAATTGAAATTTTATAG